One Deltaproteobacteria bacterium DNA window includes the following coding sequences:
- a CDS encoding Trm112 family protein: MPLDPDLIRILRCPKCKGELELKKDESAFICHGCKLTYPVVDEIPNFLVSEAQPLQK; encoded by the coding sequence ATGCCCCTCGATCCAGACCTGATCCGAATCCTGCGGTGCCCGAAGTGCAAAGGGGAGCTCGAGCTCAAGAAAGACGAGAGCGCCTTCATCTGCCACGGGTGCAAGCTCACCTACCCCGTAGTGGACGAGATTCCCAACTTCCTGGTCAGCGAAGCGCAGCCCCTGCAGAAGTAG
- a CDS encoding LapA family protein, which yields MSRPLRSLVLVAAVIMVVFSVGVLVLFFKENAQWVVVRVPAAQARLGDPFYVVEYESPLWAIMLASLGAGCGLTMLALVPSWIRRAVDRNRDQRYIRELEGELSDLRNLAITAPAPLEDLPASASGAAASVGDEAAFEESSLALDEDEPKARAGR from the coding sequence GTGAGCCGGCCGCTGCGTTCGCTGGTGCTGGTCGCGGCAGTGATCATGGTCGTATTCTCCGTGGGCGTTCTGGTGCTCTTCTTCAAGGAGAACGCGCAGTGGGTGGTGGTCCGAGTGCCTGCCGCGCAGGCGCGTCTCGGGGACCCCTTCTACGTGGTGGAGTACGAGTCTCCGCTCTGGGCCATCATGCTGGCCTCGCTGGGCGCGGGGTGCGGGCTGACAATGCTCGCGCTCGTTCCGTCCTGGATCCGCCGAGCGGTGGATCGCAACCGGGACCAGCGCTACATCCGCGAGCTCGAGGGTGAGCTCTCGGACCTGCGGAATCTGGCGATCACGGCTCCTGCGCCCCTCGAGGATCTCCCGGCGTCGGCGAGTGGCGCGGCGGCGTCCGTCGGCGACGAGGCCGCCTTCGAAGAGTCGTCCCTCGCGCTGGACGAGGACGAGCCCAAGGCGAGGGCCGGCCGATGA
- a CDS encoding GMC family oxidoreductase — MPAGARFGAADPGVVDRLQSWLAGSPASTRHGYTALLHALGALARLRRGRPFESLPQLERTELLDGLLGGGYAARSFLRAVVTPLKVARYDDPRLFALIDATYRAAEVREEGVRGHPRLVNAAELAADEELEADVVVVGSGAGGAVVAAELAQLGQAVVVLEEGGHYARHQYTGRPVEMQRLLYREGGVTPALGSGFIPVLMGRCVGGTTAINSGTCYRTPERVLHKWSREYGLSELTAERLEPYFAKVERVLGVAPADARYLGGMADVIARGCDALGIAEHGPLLRNAPDCDGQGLCCFGCPTGAKRSTDVSYLPVALRSGASVYYNARVDEVLLEGSRAVGVVASTADGRALRVRAKAVVICAGAVMTPALLLRQGLANQSGELGRNLSIHPAAAVLGLFPTPVRGYAAIPQGYGIEAFHGEGLLFEGAFAPLDLGAGALTQVGRRYSQVMEAYDRLGCFGFLVEDTSRGRVWGSGPGGRPLMTYHLNDHDLARLRRGLEILFRIYLAAGAEAIFPPIPGAPEIRDLGDIARFRRMPLRARDLELTAYHPLGTARMGRDPRRSVVGPTHETHDVRGLFVCDGASVPSSIAVNPQITIMALASRAAEFVAERAHRG, encoded by the coding sequence ATGCCCGCAGGAGCGCGCTTCGGTGCCGCCGACCCGGGGGTCGTGGACCGCCTGCAGTCGTGGCTCGCAGGCAGCCCGGCGAGCACGCGACACGGGTACACCGCGCTGCTCCACGCGCTGGGCGCGCTGGCGCGCCTGCGTCGCGGCCGACCGTTCGAGTCGCTGCCGCAGCTCGAGCGCACTGAACTGCTCGACGGGCTGCTCGGCGGCGGCTACGCCGCGAGGAGCTTCCTGCGCGCCGTGGTGACTCCGCTCAAGGTCGCGCGGTACGACGATCCGCGGCTCTTCGCGCTGATCGACGCGACGTATCGCGCCGCGGAGGTCCGCGAGGAGGGTGTGCGTGGGCATCCGCGCCTGGTGAACGCGGCAGAGCTCGCGGCAGACGAGGAGCTCGAGGCGGACGTCGTGGTGGTCGGGAGCGGCGCGGGCGGGGCCGTCGTCGCGGCAGAGCTCGCGCAGCTGGGTCAGGCCGTCGTGGTCCTCGAGGAGGGGGGGCACTACGCGCGACACCAGTACACCGGGCGACCGGTGGAGATGCAGCGTCTCCTCTACCGAGAAGGAGGAGTGACTCCCGCTCTCGGCAGCGGCTTCATCCCGGTCCTCATGGGGCGGTGCGTGGGGGGGACGACGGCCATCAATTCGGGGACCTGCTACCGCACGCCCGAGCGCGTGCTGCACAAATGGTCGCGGGAGTACGGGCTCTCCGAGCTCACCGCCGAGCGCCTGGAACCGTATTTCGCGAAGGTCGAGCGCGTGCTCGGGGTCGCCCCGGCGGACGCGCGGTATCTCGGGGGGATGGCGGACGTCATCGCGCGGGGGTGCGATGCGCTGGGCATCGCCGAACATGGGCCGTTGCTTAGGAACGCCCCAGACTGCGACGGACAGGGGCTGTGCTGTTTCGGCTGCCCCACGGGGGCCAAGCGCAGCACCGACGTCTCGTACCTTCCAGTGGCGTTGCGCAGCGGGGCGTCGGTCTACTACAACGCACGCGTCGACGAGGTGCTCCTCGAGGGGAGTCGGGCGGTGGGTGTCGTGGCCTCCACCGCCGACGGGCGCGCACTCCGGGTGCGGGCCAAGGCGGTCGTCATCTGCGCCGGTGCGGTCATGACGCCGGCGCTGCTCCTGCGGCAAGGGCTGGCGAACCAGAGCGGCGAGCTCGGGCGCAACCTGTCGATCCACCCCGCGGCGGCGGTGCTCGGGCTCTTCCCGACGCCGGTGCGGGGGTACGCGGCGATTCCTCAGGGCTACGGGATCGAGGCCTTCCACGGAGAGGGGTTGCTCTTCGAGGGCGCCTTCGCGCCGCTCGACCTCGGCGCGGGAGCGCTGACGCAGGTGGGCCGACGCTATTCTCAGGTGATGGAGGCTTACGACCGGCTGGGGTGCTTCGGCTTTCTCGTCGAGGACACGTCCCGCGGCCGTGTGTGGGGGAGTGGACCGGGCGGCCGGCCGCTCATGACCTACCACCTTAACGACCACGATCTGGCACGCCTGCGCCGCGGCCTGGAGATCCTGTTCCGCATCTACCTCGCCGCGGGTGCGGAGGCGATCTTCCCGCCGATCCCCGGCGCCCCCGAGATCCGGGACCTCGGTGACATCGCGCGTTTCCGTCGCATGCCTCTTCGCGCCCGGGATCTGGAGCTCACGGCGTACCATCCTCTGGGCACGGCGCGCATGGGGCGAGATCCGCGCCGGTCGGTCGTCGGGCCGACCCACGAGACGCACGACGTGCGTGGCCTCTTCGTGTGTGACGGCGCGTCGGTGCCCTCGTCGATCGCCGTCAACCCGCAGATCACGATCATGGCTCTGGCGAGTCGCGCGGCGGAGTTCGTGGCCGAGAGGGCCCACCGCGGGTAG
- a CDS encoding phosphoribosylformylglycinamidine cyclo-ligase, which produces MKSITYKTSGVDVDAGNALARWIGSRARATHRPELVSGIGGFAGLFRLPRGLEEPLLVASTDGVGTKLKLAFATGRHATIGVDLVAMNVNDLLCVGAEPLFFLDYFAVGTLELPVAQGVLEGVLRGCEEAGCTLLGGETAELPGFYSGGEYDLAGFVVGVVEASRVIDGRKAAAGDLVVGVASSGLHSNGYSLARRVLVGEGADLDAVVPEFGRSLADELLEPTRIYVKPVRALLEQVEPRAIAHITGGGLVENPPRVIPDTLAFRLYPERWPVPRVMRLIGERGPVAEEELRRTFNMGLGLLIVVPPEDADRTRALLGEIPSWIVGELVPRTGSAVEFVA; this is translated from the coding sequence ATGAAATCAATAACATATAAGACATCTGGCGTGGACGTGGATGCGGGGAACGCGCTCGCCCGATGGATCGGCAGTCGCGCACGGGCCACGCATCGGCCGGAGCTCGTGTCCGGGATCGGCGGCTTCGCGGGACTGTTCCGCTTGCCGCGGGGACTCGAGGAGCCGCTCCTCGTGGCGAGCACCGACGGGGTGGGGACGAAGCTGAAGCTCGCGTTCGCGACGGGGCGCCACGCCACGATCGGCGTGGACCTGGTGGCCATGAACGTGAACGACCTGCTGTGCGTGGGAGCCGAGCCGCTCTTCTTCCTGGATTACTTCGCAGTCGGAACGCTCGAGCTACCGGTCGCGCAGGGGGTGCTGGAAGGGGTCCTGCGGGGGTGCGAGGAGGCCGGCTGCACGCTGCTCGGTGGCGAGACGGCGGAGCTGCCGGGATTCTACTCGGGAGGGGAGTACGACCTGGCCGGGTTCGTCGTGGGAGTCGTGGAGGCGTCGCGGGTCATCGACGGGCGGAAGGCGGCGGCGGGGGACCTCGTGGTGGGCGTGGCCTCGTCGGGGCTACACTCGAACGGGTACTCCCTGGCGCGGCGCGTCTTGGTCGGGGAGGGGGCGGACCTCGACGCGGTGGTGCCCGAGTTCGGTCGAAGCCTGGCCGACGAACTCCTCGAGCCAACGCGCATCTACGTCAAGCCCGTCCGCGCGCTGCTCGAGCAGGTGGAGCCGAGAGCGATCGCCCACATCACTGGCGGGGGGCTCGTCGAGAATCCGCCGCGCGTCATCCCCGACACGCTGGCCTTCCGGCTCTATCCGGAAAGGTGGCCCGTGCCGCGGGTGATGCGCCTCATCGGCGAGCGAGGACCCGTGGCGGAGGAGGAGCTGCGCCGCACCTTCAACATGGGTCTCGGCCTCCTGATCGTCGTGCCACCGGAGGATGCCGACCGGACGCGGGCTCTCCTCGGTGAGATCCCCTCGTGGATCGTCGGGGAGCTCGTGCCGCGCACCGGCTCGGCGGTGGAGTTCGTCGCGTGA
- a CDS encoding 30S ribosomal protein S1 translates to MVETTSDSKRGVARLPDDTESFAALFEQTIIGDEFNEGDIITGRVILVGKEHVVVDIGFKSEGQIPLDEFTGTDGQVHVKAGDQVEVLLESRENEDGLIVLSKEKADKLKVWDEISAACERDELIEGTITQRVKGGLSVTIRGGVKAFLPGSQVDLRPVRNLDSFISQTYKFKVIKFNKKRGNIVLSRRVLLEKERAELKTATLEKLKEDQIVEGVVKNLTEYGAFIDLGGIDGLLHITDMSWGRVNHPSELFQVGDKVRVKVLKYNPETERVSLGLKQISEDPWLNAEARYAAGSQVRGKVVSLKDYGAFVELEQGIEGLIHVSEMSWTRRVKHPSKVVAVGDTVEAIVLDVDAKNNRISLGMKQLEPNPYELLSEKYPLGTIVKGRVRNIADFGIFVEIEEGIDGLVHISDLSWTQRIKHPSELYQKGDEVEAVVLNIDMEGDKPKISLGIKQTIPDPWERIPVEYPPGKVVEVKVMKVLDFGAFVELEKGVEGLIHVSEFSEERVEDPRKMVNPGDTVRAEVITVDEGERKIALSMRAAARAEELADVQGFAAGAERATLGDVFKGKLADLALKTAKGGRGEKGDRKSRRDGDDD, encoded by the coding sequence ATGGTCGAAACCACCAGCGACAGCAAGCGGGGAGTGGCCCGCCTGCCCGACGACACCGAGTCCTTTGCCGCACTGTTCGAGCAGACCATCATCGGTGATGAGTTCAATGAAGGGGACATCATCACCGGCCGCGTCATTCTCGTCGGCAAGGAACACGTAGTCGTCGACATCGGCTTCAAGTCGGAGGGACAGATCCCTCTCGACGAGTTCACCGGCACCGATGGGCAGGTCCACGTCAAGGCAGGGGATCAGGTTGAGGTGCTGCTCGAGAGCCGCGAGAACGAGGATGGTCTCATCGTTCTCAGCAAGGAGAAGGCCGACAAGCTGAAGGTGTGGGACGAGATCAGCGCGGCGTGCGAACGCGACGAGTTGATCGAGGGGACCATCACGCAGCGCGTGAAGGGCGGCCTCTCCGTCACCATCCGCGGCGGTGTGAAGGCCTTCCTCCCCGGGTCGCAGGTGGATCTGCGCCCGGTCCGGAACCTGGACTCGTTCATCAGCCAGACCTACAAGTTCAAGGTCATCAAGTTCAACAAGAAGCGCGGCAACATCGTGCTCAGCCGGCGCGTGCTCCTCGAGAAGGAGCGCGCCGAGCTGAAGACCGCCACACTCGAGAAGCTGAAGGAAGACCAGATCGTCGAGGGGGTGGTGAAGAACCTCACCGAGTACGGCGCCTTCATCGACCTCGGCGGGATCGACGGCCTGCTCCACATCACCGACATGTCCTGGGGGCGGGTCAACCATCCCTCGGAGCTCTTCCAGGTGGGGGACAAGGTTCGCGTCAAGGTGCTCAAGTACAACCCGGAGACCGAGCGCGTCTCCCTCGGGCTGAAGCAGATCTCCGAGGATCCGTGGCTCAACGCCGAGGCGCGGTATGCGGCGGGCAGCCAGGTGCGGGGCAAGGTAGTCAGCCTGAAGGACTACGGCGCGTTCGTGGAGCTCGAGCAGGGGATCGAGGGGCTCATCCACGTCTCGGAGATGAGCTGGACGCGGCGCGTGAAGCACCCGTCGAAGGTCGTGGCCGTGGGGGATACCGTCGAAGCCATCGTGCTCGACGTGGACGCGAAGAACAATCGCATCAGCCTGGGGATGAAGCAGCTCGAGCCGAACCCCTACGAGCTGCTCTCCGAGAAGTACCCGCTCGGCACCATCGTCAAGGGCCGGGTGCGCAACATCGCCGACTTCGGCATCTTCGTCGAGATCGAGGAGGGGATCGACGGTCTGGTCCACATCTCCGACCTGTCCTGGACCCAGCGGATCAAGCACCCCTCCGAGCTCTATCAGAAGGGGGACGAGGTCGAGGCGGTGGTCCTGAACATCGACATGGAGGGCGACAAGCCCAAGATCTCGCTCGGCATCAAGCAGACCATCCCCGACCCCTGGGAGCGTATCCCCGTCGAGTACCCGCCCGGCAAGGTGGTGGAGGTGAAGGTGATGAAGGTGCTCGACTTCGGCGCGTTCGTCGAGCTCGAGAAGGGGGTGGAGGGGCTGATCCACGTCTCCGAGTTCTCCGAGGAGCGCGTCGAGGATCCGCGCAAGATGGTCAACCCCGGCGACACCGTTCGCGCGGAGGTGATCACGGTCGACGAAGGCGAGCGCAAGATCGCGCTCAGCATGCGCGCCGCGGCCCGTGCCGAGGAGCTGGCGGACGTTCAGGGCTTCGCGGCCGGGGCCGAGCGCGCCACTCTGGGTGACGTGTTCAAAGGCAAGCTCGCGGACCTCGCGCTCAAGACCGCCAAGGGCGGTCGCGGCGAGAAGGGCGACCGCAAGAGCCGCCGCGACGGCGACGACGACTAA
- a CDS encoding Smr/MutS family protein has product MRPTPVEFVPGGFEVRVLGEQVQGLGPGVDPKLLRRLKAGEFARAARVDLHGRTRDEAARLVEQFLRQARSEGARCVSIVHGRGLNSSQRGPVLKETVMDALAHGPASPWVLAWCSARPEDGGTGALYVLLRKVRPDGT; this is encoded by the coding sequence GTGCGGCCCACGCCGGTCGAGTTCGTCCCCGGAGGTTTCGAGGTCCGGGTGCTCGGCGAACAGGTACAAGGACTCGGGCCAGGCGTGGATCCGAAGCTCCTCCGGCGGCTCAAGGCCGGAGAGTTCGCGCGCGCGGCGCGAGTGGACCTGCACGGGCGGACCCGCGACGAAGCAGCGCGCCTCGTGGAGCAGTTCCTGCGGCAGGCGCGATCCGAGGGGGCGCGGTGCGTTTCGATCGTGCACGGGCGCGGTCTCAACTCCTCGCAGCGGGGCCCGGTCCTCAAGGAGACCGTCATGGACGCGCTCGCCCACGGGCCGGCGTCGCCCTGGGTGCTCGCCTGGTGCTCCGCCCGCCCGGAAGACGGAGGCACGGGGGCGCTCTACGTGCTCTTGCGCAAGGTGCGCCCGGACGGGACCTGA
- a CDS encoding phosphoribosylglycinamide formyltransferase — MSRLRLGVLVSGSGTNLQAILDAVADGRLDAEVRVVVSNRPGVYALERARRAGVPTVVISHRDYADRATFEGALIEALARTGAEWIALAGFMRILSGRFLSAFPDRVVNIHPALLPAFPGVHAQRQALAYGSKWSGCTVHFVDEGTDSGPIIAQAVVPVLDGDDEETLTRRILAQEHRLYPRALQLLAEGRVERAGRRVFVRGAAVPADAALMNPPWGESV, encoded by the coding sequence GTGAGCCGGTTGCGCCTCGGGGTCCTGGTGTCCGGGAGCGGCACGAACCTCCAGGCCATTCTCGACGCGGTGGCCGACGGACGTCTCGACGCGGAGGTCCGCGTGGTGGTGAGCAACCGCCCCGGCGTCTACGCGCTCGAGCGGGCTCGGCGCGCGGGCGTGCCGACCGTCGTGATCTCCCATCGCGACTACGCGGACCGCGCTACCTTCGAGGGGGCGCTCATCGAGGCGCTCGCCCGAACGGGAGCCGAGTGGATCGCGCTCGCGGGCTTCATGCGGATCCTCTCGGGGCGCTTCCTCTCCGCCTTTCCGGACCGCGTCGTGAACATCCATCCCGCGCTGCTCCCCGCGTTTCCGGGGGTTCACGCCCAGCGCCAGGCTCTCGCGTACGGTTCCAAGTGGAGCGGCTGCACCGTCCACTTCGTCGACGAGGGGACCGACAGCGGACCGATCATCGCGCAGGCGGTGGTCCCCGTTCTCGACGGTGACGACGAGGAGACGCTCACCCGCCGCATCCTGGCGCAGGAGCACCGGCTTTACCCCCGGGCGCTCCAGCTCCTCGCCGAGGGGCGCGTGGAGCGGGCCGGACGTCGCGTGTTCGTCCGTGGCGCGGCCGTCCCGGCCGACGCGGCGCTGATGAACCCTCCTTGGGGGGAGTCGGTCTGA
- a CDS encoding (Fe-S)-binding protein: MTARQIVFIALLLIASGLFARTARRMVGALRRGRPTLAGFRDWGGRVGDVLLFFFFQRSVAREGLSWHHLPIFWGFLIITVGTVEIVLSGAIPSFSFAWLFGTRVDHGFKTVLDLANLWVLAMVTWGFLRRIIIKPRLIPLSLDAALVLGLIGLLCVSHFVHYAFGGHEVQHLPISAYVARLAGAGSTAVGHTVAEVAWWTHVLIILFFLNYIPHSKHIHLLGSLPNILLRNRGQRGVLPKLDLEDENQWGVSRFDQFDWKSLLDTYACTDCARCSNNCPAMATDKPLSPMHLIHDVRHEMLARGALLARLSPSVKPGVEAKPDEPKPSAQDEAVLKELEALPSMVGGRIKDETLWSCTTCGACEAVCPVFIEHPMKILQMRTHITLAEEHRVPGELKRMFRGIENNQNPWGIGSDKRMDWAEGLDVPVMADKGEAEYLVWIGCAGSFDDSAKKISRAWVQLLSEAGVDFAVLGLEEGCTGDAARRAGNEFLFQMMAEANVETLKGYKVKKILTTCPHCFHSFKNEYPAFGGTYEVTHHSQFLAKLVAEGKLKPSPKVQEAVAYHDACYLGRWNNEYENPRAVVAAATGKPAMELPRHHEKSFCCGAGGAHMWMEEHGPRMNVNRTEEAVKTGAKTIATACPFCNVMLSDGIKALNRDDDVRVVDLAQLLAEALPKSSAPPAGDAPATE, encoded by the coding sequence ATGACGGCACGACAGATCGTCTTCATCGCCCTCCTTCTCATCGCCTCCGGACTCTTCGCCCGCACCGCACGACGCATGGTCGGCGCCCTGCGGCGAGGGCGGCCCACTCTCGCCGGCTTCCGCGACTGGGGGGGGCGCGTAGGGGACGTGCTCCTCTTCTTCTTCTTCCAGCGGTCCGTCGCGCGCGAAGGGCTCTCCTGGCATCATCTGCCTATTTTCTGGGGTTTTCTCATCATCACCGTGGGCACGGTGGAGATCGTCCTGAGCGGCGCGATCCCCTCCTTCTCCTTCGCGTGGCTCTTCGGAACCCGCGTGGACCACGGCTTCAAGACGGTGCTCGACCTGGCCAACCTCTGGGTGCTGGCCATGGTGACCTGGGGCTTCCTCCGACGGATCATCATCAAACCGCGGCTCATCCCCCTCAGCCTCGACGCCGCCCTCGTCCTCGGGCTCATCGGGCTGCTCTGCGTCTCGCACTTCGTCCACTACGCCTTCGGCGGCCACGAGGTGCAGCACCTGCCGATCAGCGCCTACGTGGCGCGCCTTGCGGGAGCCGGCAGCACCGCGGTGGGGCACACGGTCGCCGAGGTCGCGTGGTGGACGCACGTGCTGATCATCCTCTTCTTCCTGAACTACATCCCGCACTCCAAACACATCCACCTGCTCGGATCGCTGCCGAACATCCTGCTCCGGAACCGCGGGCAGCGTGGCGTTTTGCCAAAGCTGGACCTGGAGGACGAGAACCAGTGGGGCGTCAGTCGCTTCGACCAGTTCGACTGGAAGTCGCTCCTCGACACCTACGCCTGCACGGACTGCGCTCGCTGCAGCAACAACTGCCCCGCGATGGCCACGGACAAGCCGCTCAGCCCGATGCATCTCATCCACGACGTCCGCCACGAGATGCTGGCCCGCGGCGCGCTGCTGGCGAGGCTCTCGCCGTCCGTGAAGCCCGGGGTGGAGGCGAAGCCCGACGAGCCGAAGCCGAGCGCGCAGGACGAGGCGGTCCTGAAGGAGCTCGAGGCCCTGCCCTCGATGGTGGGCGGACGCATCAAGGACGAGACGCTCTGGTCGTGCACCACCTGCGGCGCCTGCGAGGCGGTCTGTCCGGTGTTCATCGAGCACCCGATGAAGATCCTCCAGATGCGCACCCACATCACGCTGGCCGAGGAGCACCGCGTCCCCGGCGAGCTCAAGCGCATGTTCCGTGGCATCGAGAACAATCAGAACCCGTGGGGGATCGGGTCCGACAAGCGCATGGACTGGGCCGAGGGGCTCGACGTGCCGGTCATGGCGGACAAGGGCGAGGCGGAGTACCTGGTGTGGATCGGCTGCGCCGGAAGCTTCGACGACAGCGCGAAGAAGATCTCCCGGGCCTGGGTCCAGCTCCTCAGCGAGGCCGGCGTGGATTTCGCCGTGCTCGGTCTCGAGGAGGGGTGCACCGGCGATGCGGCGCGCCGCGCGGGCAACGAATTCCTCTTTCAGATGATGGCCGAGGCGAACGTGGAGACGCTGAAGGGCTACAAGGTGAAGAAGATCCTCACCACCTGTCCCCACTGCTTCCACAGCTTCAAGAACGAGTACCCGGCCTTCGGCGGCACCTACGAGGTGACGCACCACTCTCAGTTTCTGGCGAAGCTGGTCGCCGAAGGGAAGCTGAAGCCTAGCCCCAAGGTGCAGGAGGCCGTGGCCTATCACGACGCGTGCTACCTCGGCCGGTGGAACAACGAGTACGAAAACCCCCGCGCCGTGGTCGCGGCGGCGACCGGAAAGCCGGCCATGGAGCTTCCGCGCCACCACGAGAAGAGCTTCTGCTGCGGCGCCGGCGGGGCGCACATGTGGATGGAGGAGCACGGCCCGCGCATGAACGTGAACCGCACGGAAGAGGCGGTGAAGACCGGCGCCAAGACCATCGCCACGGCCTGTCCCTTCTGCAACGTGATGCTCTCCGACGGCATAAAGGCGCTGAACCGCGACGACGACGTCCGCGTGGTGGATCTCGCGCAGCTGCTCGCCGAGGCGCTCCCGAAGTCCTCCGCACCTCCCGCCGGCGACGCCCCGGCGACCGAGTGA
- a CDS encoding HEAT repeat domain-containing protein yields the protein MGARARHLLATWLVVGLALSSGNARAQDDARQESLLRLLKARPRGMSADTWREQRREAARELGRLKEKRAVPTLLAIIAKERFDVILEIAIDALGEMGDRRAVEPLKALLHDPALDAYVRDAVAGALKKLGAGAKQPTPVPPEPKTGPKPTVKPPPKVGQRPEESPEAKPAETEPPKSPPCRGCGRPEAQRHGFGELPRLNLSPLDREPLARQERFDIVAGGGHLRWDGASGQASAGAFGRTRYYRQLERRAFGYSVDGAASVAFDLARPPAGNTAWSFAHDLAVNPEVRYYPFQRDLPLFFVQAAAGLGYGLGLAALPLAPDKRFSFAAHASVGGGPGYGRIVNVGSRLRAKRLERVLLGAGLLKGPLSAPATSALSLSWYKLRNQLGSFRQLGHTLELLREHGMVRDAEPDAATVYRMIRILDDPQLDDRPDGMLFRLGYGYARTFVKEGQDRDIGFLYATGEFRRQRQTTRAFQAELRFYWNMIGEDDLALSAKVSYDWLLYNTAFDPLGILSATLTGGFSSQPGLSLGDHGLGYRLLGGASYSRHFTRGSRVAASLLGGVDNGGGLVLFTLEAQYGIAAGSYLAAE from the coding sequence ATGGGCGCGCGCGCCAGGCACCTCCTCGCCACGTGGCTCGTCGTTGGCCTCGCCCTCTCGAGCGGGAACGCGCGGGCCCAGGACGACGCGCGTCAGGAAAGCCTGCTCAGGCTGCTCAAGGCCCGTCCTCGCGGCATGTCGGCCGATACCTGGCGCGAACAACGTCGCGAGGCGGCCCGCGAGCTCGGACGGCTGAAAGAGAAGCGCGCCGTACCGACGTTGCTCGCCATCATCGCCAAGGAGCGGTTCGACGTCATCCTGGAGATCGCCATCGACGCCCTCGGCGAGATGGGAGACCGGCGCGCTGTCGAACCGTTGAAGGCCCTGCTCCACGACCCGGCTCTCGACGCGTACGTCCGCGACGCGGTCGCCGGAGCGCTCAAGAAACTGGGTGCGGGCGCCAAGCAACCGACCCCGGTGCCCCCCGAGCCAAAGACCGGCCCGAAGCCGACCGTCAAGCCCCCGCCGAAGGTGGGACAGCGCCCCGAGGAGTCCCCCGAGGCGAAGCCCGCCGAGACCGAGCCACCGAAGTCGCCCCCCTGCCGCGGGTGCGGGAGACCGGAAGCGCAGCGCCACGGCTTCGGCGAGCTCCCGCGACTGAATCTCTCACCGCTCGACAGGGAGCCTCTCGCGCGCCAGGAGCGCTTCGACATCGTGGCGGGCGGCGGACACCTCCGCTGGGACGGTGCCTCGGGGCAGGCCAGCGCGGGGGCCTTCGGACGAACGCGGTACTATCGCCAGCTGGAACGCCGCGCCTTCGGCTACTCCGTGGACGGCGCGGCCTCCGTGGCCTTCGATCTCGCCCGACCGCCCGCAGGGAACACCGCCTGGTCCTTCGCACACGACCTCGCCGTGAACCCCGAGGTGCGCTACTACCCCTTCCAGCGTGACCTCCCCCTCTTCTTCGTCCAGGCCGCGGCAGGCCTCGGCTACGGGCTGGGCCTGGCAGCGCTCCCGCTCGCTCCCGACAAACGCTTCTCCTTCGCGGCGCACGCGTCGGTCGGCGGAGGCCCGGGCTACGGGCGCATCGTCAACGTGGGTTCGCGCCTGCGCGCCAAGCGCCTCGAACGGGTGCTGCTCGGCGCAGGCCTGCTGAAGGGCCCGCTCTCGGCGCCCGCGACGAGCGCGCTCTCCCTCTCCTGGTACAAGCTGCGCAACCAGCTCGGCAGCTTCCGGCAGCTCGGACACACGCTCGAGCTGCTCCGCGAGCACGGCATGGTGCGGGACGCAGAACCCGACGCCGCGACCGTCTACCGCATGATCCGCATTCTGGACGACCCGCAGCTCGACGACCGGCCGGACGGCATGCTGTTTCGCCTGGGGTACGGCTACGCGCGGACCTTCGTCAAGGAAGGCCAGGACCGCGACATCGGCTTCCTATACGCCACGGGCGAATTCCGCCGGCAGCGGCAGACGACCCGCGCCTTTCAGGCAGAGCTCCGCTTCTACTGGAACATGATCGGCGAGGACGACCTGGCCCTCTCGGCCAAGGTTTCCTACGACTGGCTGCTCTACAACACGGCCTTCGACCCCCTCGGGATCCTGTCGGCGACCCTCACGGGCGGCTTCAGCAGCCAGCCGGGCCTCTCGCTCGGCGACCACGGCCTCGGCTACCGACTCCTCGGCGGAGCGAGCTACAGCCGCCACTTCACCCGAGGCTCACGCGTCGCGGCGTCGCTCTTGGGAGGCGTCGACAACGGGGGAGGACTCGTGCTCTTCACGCTGGAAGCGCAGTACGGAATCGCCGCCGGATCCTATCTCGCCGCGGAGTAG
- a CDS encoding HIT domain-containing protein produces MKRLWAPWRKGYLLGEPAGPKPEGCIFCALPALDEDQHRANLLLSVGRRAFLILNRYPYNSGHLMAVPRLHAADPSELSPPDYWVLAEVLRRATRSLRETLRPQGVNVGMNLGEAAGAGIAEHCHYHLVPRWVGDTNFLPVVGETKVLSIGLADSYDQLVPVMRDLVPTVEEELA; encoded by the coding sequence TTGAAGCGCCTATGGGCCCCCTGGCGGAAGGGCTACTTGCTCGGTGAGCCGGCCGGCCCGAAGCCCGAGGGGTGCATCTTCTGCGCTCTTCCCGCCCTGGACGAGGACCAGCATCGCGCGAACCTGCTGCTGTCGGTCGGGAGACGCGCCTTCCTGATCCTGAATCGATACCCGTACAACAGTGGCCATCTGATGGCGGTGCCGCGACTTCACGCGGCGGACCCGTCGGAGCTCTCCCCCCCCGACTACTGGGTGCTGGCCGAGGTGTTGCGCCGAGCGACTCGTTCCCTCCGCGAGACGCTCCGGCCGCAAGGTGTGAACGTGGGGATGAACCTCGGCGAGGCGGCCGGCGCAGGGATAGCGGAGCACTGCCACTATCACCTGGTCCCGCGCTGGGTCGGCGACACGAACTTCCTGCCCGTGGTAGGCGAGACGAAGGTCCTGAGCATCGGGCTCGCGGATAGCTACGACCAGCTCGTGCCCGTCATGCGGGATCTCGTTCCCACGGTGGAGGAGGAGCTCGCGTGA